The Roseicyclus marinus genome has a segment encoding these proteins:
- a CDS encoding SufB/SufD family protein, with the protein MAVAQAKQDLTEARIAALDLPKGGAWANAARADALARLRAMGLPNRRDEYWKFTDPSSLTQAAAPRAALFEATDEEPIFAGIDRLRIVFVDGVFDAAQSDDLSLAGVEIERLSDAMARDIHWAREHYGKLETAGQTPVQRPLAALNTAFAQDGVVIRATGKVAKPISLVYLHRSETSDAILHHVVRVEDGAELTILENGPAAARFNKCMEISVADRGTFHHVRAQGRDHERRAATHMFARLGEESVYKSFTLTVNGVLTRNEHVIELTGDDAVAHVAGAAMGDARNDAFHHDDTVFITHDAERCESRQVFKKVLRNGAEGVFQGKILVKPGAQKTDGYQISQSLLLDEEASFQAKPELEIYADDVKCSHGSTTGAIDETALFYLRARGVPNDTATDLLVLAFIDEAIGEIEDERLAEDIRVRLQMWLERRRRG; encoded by the coding sequence ATGGCGGTTGCACAAGCCAAGCAGGATCTGACCGAGGCGCGCATCGCGGCGCTGGACCTGCCCAAAGGGGGCGCTTGGGCCAATGCGGCGCGGGCCGATGCGCTGGCGCGGCTGCGCGCCATGGGTCTTCCCAATCGGCGCGACGAATATTGGAAGTTCACCGATCCCAGCAGCCTCACGCAGGCGGCAGCGCCGCGCGCGGCCCTGTTCGAGGCGACGGATGAAGAGCCGATCTTTGCTGGGATCGACCGTCTGCGCATCGTCTTTGTCGATGGCGTCTTTGACGCCGCGCAATCCGACGATCTGAGCCTTGCCGGGGTGGAGATCGAGCGCCTGTCGGACGCAATGGCGCGCGACATCCATTGGGCGCGTGAGCATTACGGCAAGCTGGAAACCGCGGGCCAGACCCCGGTTCAGCGTCCGCTGGCGGCGTTGAACACGGCCTTTGCACAAGATGGCGTGGTGATCCGGGCGACGGGAAAGGTCGCAAAGCCGATCAGCCTTGTCTACCTGCACCGCTCGGAAACCTCGGATGCGATCCTGCACCATGTCGTGCGGGTCGAGGACGGGGCGGAGCTGACCATTCTGGAGAACGGTCCGGCCGCAGCCCGGTTCAACAAATGCATGGAGATCAGCGTGGCCGATCGCGGCACGTTCCACCATGTGCGCGCGCAAGGCCGCGACCATGAGCGCCGCGCGGCGACCCATATGTTCGCGCGGCTGGGCGAGGAAAGCGTCTACAAATCCTTTACCCTGACCGTGAACGGCGTGCTGACGCGCAACGAGCACGTGATCGAGCTGACCGGTGACGATGCCGTGGCCCATGTCGCAGGCGCCGCGATGGGCGATGCGCGCAACGATGCGTTCCACCATGACGATACCGTGTTCATCACCCATGACGCCGAGCGCTGCGAAAGCCGCCAGGTGTTCAAGAAGGTGCTGAGAAACGGGGCCGAAGGCGTGTTCCAGGGCAAGATCCTCGTGAAACCCGGCGCGCAGAAAACGGATGGCTACCAGATCAGCCAATCGCTGCTTCTGGACGAGGAAGCGTCGTTCCAGGCCAAGCCGGAGCTGGAAATCTACGCCGATGACGTGAAATGCTCGCACGGCTCCACCACCGGGGCGATCGACGAAACCGCGTTGTTCTATCTGCGTGCGCGCGGTGTGCCGAACGATACCGCCACGGACCTGCTGGTTCTGGCCTTCATCGACGAGGCCATCGGCGAGATCGAGGATGAGCGGCTGGCCGAGGATATCCGCGTCCGGTTGCAGATGTGGCTGGAGCGGCGCAGGCGGGGCTGA
- a CDS encoding YIP1 family protein — MTHIISLGPLLRMARDTVANPREGAETVLALGLPRQALWLAFALVIVLSMLLGDILYLLAGLPQGGPLTGPMGASPVVMGALQAGFLYLMAHAITHIGRLFGGTGRFEEALALIIWLQFIFLCVQVVQLIALVALPPVAGLITILALGLFLWLLVNFIAALHGFTSLGMVAVMTILSAFALLFALSLLLTLLGITFGTV, encoded by the coding sequence ATGACCCATATCATTTCTCTGGGCCCCCTGTTGCGGATGGCGCGCGACACGGTGGCCAATCCCCGCGAAGGGGCCGAAACGGTTCTGGCGCTGGGGCTGCCGCGACAGGCGCTGTGGCTGGCATTCGCGCTGGTCATCGTCTTGTCGATGCTTCTGGGCGATATCCTCTATCTTCTGGCCGGATTGCCGCAAGGCGGGCCGCTGACCGGTCCTATGGGGGCGTCTCCGGTCGTGATGGGGGCGCTTCAGGCCGGGTTCCTGTACCTGATGGCCCATGCGATCACGCATATCGGGCGGCTTTTCGGCGGCACGGGCCGCTTTGAGGAAGCGCTCGCGCTGATCATCTGGCTGCAATTCATCTTTCTCTGCGTGCAGGTGGTGCAGTTGATCGCGCTGGTGGCGCTTCCTCCGGTTGCAGGGCTGATCACGATCCTGGCCTTGGGTCTTTTCCTGTGGCTCTTGGTGAATTTCATCGCGGCACTGCACGGGTTCACGTCGCTTGGCATGGTGGCGGTGATGACGATCCTGTCGGCCTTTGCGCTTCTCTTTGCCCTCAGCCTTTTGCTGACGCTTCTGGGCATCACCTTCGGGACGGTCTGA
- the sufC gene encoding Fe-S cluster assembly ATPase SufC: MLTIKNLHVKLEDEDKQILKGVDLTVEAGKVHAIMGPNGSGKSTLSYVLSGRDGYEVTEGSATLEGEDLLEMEPEDRAAAGLFLAFQYPVEIPGVGNMTFLRTALNAQRKARGEDEISAGDFLKLVREKAKTLKIDAEMLKRPVNVGFSGGEKKRNEILQMAMLEPKMCILDETDSGLDVDAMKLVSDGVNALRDAGRGFLVITHYQRLLDHIKPDVVHIMADGRIVKTGGPELALEVEKNGYADILNEVA, encoded by the coding sequence ATGCTGACGATCAAGAACCTGCATGTGAAGCTTGAAGACGAGGACAAGCAGATCCTCAAGGGTGTCGACCTGACCGTCGAGGCGGGCAAGGTTCACGCCATCATGGGGCCGAACGGATCGGGCAAGTCGACGCTGTCCTACGTGCTGTCGGGACGCGATGGCTACGAGGTGACGGAGGGCAGCGCGACGCTGGAAGGCGAAGACCTGCTGGAAATGGAACCCGAAGACCGCGCTGCGGCGGGTCTGTTCCTGGCGTTCCAGTATCCGGTCGAGATCCCCGGCGTGGGCAACATGACCTTTCTGCGCACGGCGCTGAACGCGCAGCGCAAGGCACGCGGCGAGGACGAGATCAGCGCGGGCGATTTCCTGAAACTCGTGCGCGAAAAGGCCAAGACGCTCAAGATCGACGCCGAGATGCTCAAGCGCCCCGTGAACGTGGGCTTTTCGGGCGGTGAGAAGAAGCGCAACGAAATCCTCCAGATGGCGATGCTGGAGCCCAAGATGTGCATCCTCGACGAGACGGACAGCGGGCTTGACGTGGATGCGATGAAGCTGGTGTCGGATGGCGTGAATGCGCTGCGCGATGCGGGGCGCGGGTTCCTCGTCATCACGCATTACCAGCGGCTTCTGGACCATATCAAACCCGATGTCGTCCATATCATGGCCGATGGCCGCATCGTGAAGACGGGCGGGCCGGAGCTGGCGCTCGAGGTGGAAAAGAACGGCTATGCCGATATCCTGAACGAGGTGGCGTGA
- the sufB gene encoding Fe-S cluster assembly protein SufB, which translates to MAALDTDMQDTQVKDGVDRETVETVQAMGGKYKYGWETEIEMDYAPKGVNEDIVRLISDKNGEPEWMTDWRLQAFKRWKQMDEPEWAMLNYPPIAYQDQYYFARPKSMAEKPKSLDEVDPKLLATYDKLGIPLKEQMILAGVEGAEDAPAEGRKVAVDAVFDSVSVGTTFQAELKKAGVIFCSISEAIREHPELVKKYLGSVVPITDNFFATLNSAVFSDGSFVYIPPGVRCPMELSTYFRINAENTGQFERTLIIADKGSYVSYLEGCTAPKRDTHQLHAAVVELIALEDAEIKYSTVQNWYPGDEEGRGGIYNFVTKRADCRGDRSKVMWTQVETGSAITWKYPSCILRGDDSQGEFYSIAIANNAQQADTGTKMVHLGKRTKSRIVSKGISAGRAQNTYRGLVSMHPKAKESRNYTQCDSLLIGDKCGAHTVPYIEVKNNSSRVEHEATTSKVDDEQMFYCRQRGIGEEEAVALIVNGFAREVLQALPMEFAMEAQQLVAISLEGSVG; encoded by the coding sequence ATGGCAGCCCTCGATACCGACATGCAGGACACGCAGGTCAAGGATGGCGTCGACCGCGAAACGGTCGAAACCGTCCAGGCGATGGGCGGCAAGTACAAATACGGCTGGGAAACCGAGATCGAGATGGACTACGCGCCCAAGGGCGTGAACGAGGACATCGTGCGCCTGATCTCGGACAAGAACGGCGAGCCGGAATGGATGACCGACTGGCGTCTGCAGGCGTTCAAGCGCTGGAAGCAGATGGACGAGCCGGAATGGGCGATGCTGAATTACCCGCCCATCGCCTACCAGGACCAGTATTATTTCGCCCGGCCCAAGAGCATGGCCGAAAAGCCCAAGAGCCTGGACGAGGTCGACCCCAAGCTGTTGGCGACCTATGACAAGCTGGGCATCCCGCTGAAGGAACAGATGATCCTTGCCGGCGTCGAAGGGGCGGAGGATGCGCCGGCCGAAGGGCGCAAGGTGGCGGTCGATGCGGTCTTTGACAGCGTCAGCGTCGGCACGACCTTTCAGGCCGAGCTGAAGAAGGCGGGCGTGATCTTCTGCTCGATCTCGGAGGCGATCCGCGAGCATCCCGAGCTGGTCAAGAAATACCTCGGCTCCGTCGTGCCGATCACCGACAATTTCTTTGCCACGCTGAATTCGGCGGTGTTTTCGGACGGCTCCTTTGTCTACATCCCGCCGGGCGTGCGCTGCCCGATGGAATTGTCGACCTATTTCCGCATCAATGCCGAGAATACGGGCCAGTTCGAGCGCACGCTGATCATCGCCGACAAGGGCAGCTATGTGAGCTACCTCGAAGGCTGCACCGCGCCCAAGCGCGACACCCATCAGCTGCATGCGGCGGTGGTGGAGCTGATCGCGCTCGAGGATGCGGAGATCAAGTATTCCACCGTCCAGAACTGGTATCCGGGCGACGAGGAAGGCCGGGGCGGCATCTACAATTTCGTGACCAAGCGCGCCGATTGCCGGGGCGACCGGTCCAAGGTGATGTGGACGCAGGTCGAGACGGGATCGGCGATCACGTGGAAATACCCCTCCTGCATCCTGCGGGGCGATGACAGCCAGGGCGAGTTCTATTCCATCGCCATCGCCAACAATGCCCAGCAGGCCGATACCGGCACCAAGATGGTGCATCTGGGCAAGCGCACGAAGTCGCGCATCGTGTCCAAGGGGATCAGCGCGGGCCGCGCGCAGAACACCTATCGCGGTCTTGTGTCGATGCATCCCAAGGCCAAGGAAAGCCGCAACTACACGCAATGCGACAGCCTTTTGATCGGCGACAAATGCGGCGCGCATACTGTTCCCTATATCGAGGTCAAGAACAACTCGAGCCGGGTGGAGCACGAGGCGACCACGTCCAAGGTGGATGACGAGCAGATGTTCTATTGCCGCCAGCGCGGGATCGGCGAGGAAGAGGCCGTCGCCCTGATCGTGAACGGCTTCGCGCGCGAGGTCTTGCAGGCCTTGCCGATGGAATTCGCCATGGAAGCGCAGCAGCTGGTGGCGATTTCGCTGGAGGGTAGCGTCGGCTGA
- a CDS encoding FAD-binding oxidoreductase, which translates to MAGVHDLARNETGIATAIEVLRQRFGARLETGQALREQHAHTTTWLRNQPPDAVICPTSTEEVQAILGICTEYRVPVIPFGAGSSLEGHVNAPAGGISLDFKEMNAILAVHAEDMDCVIQPGVTRKALNTHLRATGLFFPVDPGADASLGGMAATGASGTNAVRYGTMKDNVLSLKAVLPSGEVVTTAQRARKTSAGYDLTRLMVGSEGTLGVITELTLRLQGIPEAVSAATCSFPDVGAACAAVIATIQYGIPVARIELLDALQVRAVNAYSKLTLPETPLLLLEFHGSEAGVAEQARAFGEIAQEMGGHGFTFTTREEDRNRLWQARHDAYWAGLQLRPGARGLSTDVCVPVSRLADCVSAAQDRLAAMGMLAPIVGHVGDGNFHCLLLVDTEDAAEVAQAEEFIGWLNELAISMDGTCTGEHGIGQGKAGYLERELGQGAMGMMQAIKRAVDPLNILNPGKMGLG; encoded by the coding sequence ATGGCGGGCGTTCACGATCTGGCGCGCAACGAAACCGGCATCGCGACCGCGATCGAGGTGTTGCGGCAACGTTTCGGCGCAAGGCTTGAGACCGGTCAGGCCCTGCGCGAACAGCATGCGCATACCACCACGTGGCTGCGAAACCAGCCGCCCGATGCGGTGATCTGCCCCACCTCGACCGAAGAGGTGCAGGCGATCCTGGGCATCTGCACAGAATACCGGGTTCCCGTGATCCCCTTTGGGGCGGGCAGTTCGCTGGAGGGGCACGTGAATGCGCCCGCAGGCGGCATTTCGCTCGATTTCAAGGAGATGAACGCCATTCTCGCGGTTCATGCCGAGGATATGGATTGCGTGATCCAGCCCGGTGTCACGCGCAAGGCGCTCAACACGCATCTGCGCGCTACGGGGCTTTTCTTTCCGGTCGATCCCGGTGCCGATGCGTCGCTCGGCGGGATGGCCGCGACGGGGGCGTCCGGCACGAATGCGGTGCGCTATGGGACGATGAAGGACAATGTCCTGTCGCTCAAGGCGGTCCTGCCCTCGGGCGAGGTGGTCACGACCGCACAGCGCGCGCGCAAGACCAGCGCGGGCTATGACCTGACGCGCCTGATGGTGGGCTCCGAAGGGACGCTGGGGGTGATCACGGAATTGACCCTGCGCCTGCAAGGCATACCCGAGGCCGTATCGGCCGCGACCTGTTCCTTTCCCGATGTGGGCGCGGCCTGCGCGGCCGTGATCGCGACGATCCAGTATGGCATTCCGGTCGCCCGGATCGAATTGCTGGATGCGTTGCAGGTGCGCGCGGTCAATGCCTATTCCAAGCTCACGCTTCCCGAGACGCCTCTGTTGCTTCTGGAATTCCACGGGTCCGAGGCGGGCGTTGCCGAACAGGCGCGCGCCTTTGGCGAGATCGCGCAAGAGATGGGGGGCCATGGTTTCACCTTCACCACGCGGGAGGAGGACAGAAACCGCCTGTGGCAGGCGCGCCATGACGCCTATTGGGCCGGATTGCAGCTGCGCCCCGGCGCGCGGGGCCTGTCGACTGATGTTTGCGTACCGGTCAGCCGTCTGGCGGATTGCGTGAGCGCCGCACAGGACAGGCTTGCCGCGATGGGCATGCTTGCGCCCATCGTGGGCCATGTGGGCGACGGGAATTTCCATTGCCTGCTTCTGGTCGATACCGAGGATGCCGCCGAGGTGGCGCAGGCCGAGGAGTTCATCGGCTGGCTGAACGAGCTGGCGATTTCGATGGACGGGACCTGCACCGGCGAACACGGGATCGGGCAGGGCAAGGCGGGATATCTGGAACGCGAACTGGGGCAGGGGGCGATGGGCATGATGCAGGCGATCAAACGCGCGGTCGATCCGCTCAACATCCTGAACCCTGGCAAGATGGGGCTTGGCTGA
- a CDS encoding fused MFS/spermidine synthase, producing the protein MTRPTPLWLLVVLQGGISAASLVVEIVAGRMLAPHVGMSLYTWTAVIAVVLAGFSAGHWWGGRLAALPTNRALAWTGGATLAAALTTAAAVLILPMVAGPVLAVVTSPVWGITALTMVVFFLPSFFAGVPAPVLAQIAITSNPDRSGPALGAMFASGAVGAIAGVLLAGIVFIAWLGSALTLVVVTVVYIASGLLFFWLARSRGFAIAVLAGAAAAGMAGLALAAPQQCHQETQYFCLRVEDLSADPSSPVHLMVIDHLAHGISARDAPQVQFTVHGAMLDTLTRLRAPRADYSTYVIGGGSFSVPRSLMAQGAGPMTVAEIDPEVTQLAEDAFWFDASAAEIWHEDARRALLIRPERQFDIIIGDAFTDVVVPVHLVTREFFELVAARMTRDGSFLMTVIDYEDRLGSLGSIVMTLREVFPVVEVWTQAGQPAPGSRMVFAVVAGSVETPISQFTAPAPDLMAFAALDDRFIRAIAADRGMILTDDYAPIDRLMGRPD; encoded by the coding sequence ATGACGCGACCGACGCCGCTTTGGCTACTCGTGGTCTTGCAAGGGGGCATTTCGGCCGCCTCGCTCGTGGTCGAGATCGTGGCGGGCCGGATGCTCGCACCGCATGTGGGCATGTCGCTCTATACATGGACGGCGGTGATCGCCGTGGTTCTCGCGGGCTTTTCCGCAGGCCATTGGTGGGGCGGGCGCCTGGCCGCGCTGCCGACCAACCGGGCGCTGGCCTGGACGGGGGGTGCCACGCTGGCGGCGGCGCTGACCACGGCGGCGGCGGTCCTGATTCTGCCCATGGTAGCGGGCCCGGTGCTGGCCGTTGTCACAAGCCCCGTATGGGGCATTACGGCGCTGACCATGGTGGTCTTTTTCCTGCCCTCCTTCTTTGCCGGTGTGCCCGCGCCCGTTCTGGCGCAGATCGCCATCACCTCGAACCCCGACCGGTCCGGCCCCGCGCTCGGCGCGATGTTCGCCTCGGGGGCTGTCGGGGCCATCGCGGGCGTTCTTCTGGCCGGCATCGTCTTCATCGCCTGGCTTGGCTCTGCCCTGACGCTCGTCGTGGTGACGGTTGTCTACATCGCCTCGGGCCTGTTGTTCTTCTGGCTCGCGCGCTCGCGCGGTTTTGCCATCGCGGTGCTGGCCGGGGCGGCGGCAGCAGGCATGGCGGGGCTGGCGCTGGCCGCCCCCCAGCAATGCCACCAGGAAACGCAATATTTCTGCCTCCGGGTCGAGGATCTGTCGGCCGATCCGTCCAGCCCCGTGCATCTGATGGTGATCGACCACCTCGCCCATGGGATCAGCGCCCGCGATGCGCCGCAGGTCCAGTTCACCGTCCATGGCGCGATGCTCGACACGCTGACGCGGCTCCGCGCGCCCCGGGCAGATTACAGCACCTACGTGATCGGCGGCGGCTCCTTTTCCGTGCCGCGCAGCCTGATGGCGCAGGGGGCGGGCCCCATGACCGTGGCCGAGATCGACCCAGAAGTGACGCAGCTTGCCGAAGACGCCTTTTGGTTCGACGCCTCCGCCGCCGAGATCTGGCACGAGGATGCGCGCCGCGCCCTCCTGATCCGGCCCGAGCGGCAATTCGACATCATCATCGGCGATGCCTTCACCGATGTGGTCGTGCCCGTTCACCTCGTGACGCGGGAATTCTTCGAACTGGTCGCGGCACGGATGACGCGTGACGGGTCCTTCCTGATGACCGTGATCGATTACGAGGATCGCCTGGGCTCGCTGGGGTCCATCGTCATGACGCTGCGCGAGGTCTTTCCGGTGGTCGAGGTCTGGACGCAGGCTGGCCAGCCCGCGCCCGGATCGCGGATGGTCTTTGCGGTGGTGGCGGGATCGGTCGAAACCCCGATCAGCCAATTCACCGCCCCTGCCCCCGATCTGATGGCCTTTGCCGCGCTTGATGACCGGTTCATCCGGGCGATCGCGGCCGACAGGGGCATGATACTGACCGATGATTACGCGCCCATCGACCGGTTGATGGGGCGGCCCGACTGA
- a CDS encoding VIT family protein, which produces MARPIHHGIPSAHIEPHLSGRSGWLRAAVMGANDGILSTASLIVGVAAGAADHVTILLAGVAGMTAGALSMAAGEYVSVSSQEDVEQADIAKEKRELKQNPEAELDELTAIYETRGLPPPLAREVAEHLTEADALGAHLRDEIGLTDLSPPRPLQAALVSALTFAAGASVPLAVGAVAPLDDLQLWVGGATLLALGTLGALGAQAGGASRRRGAIRVTIWGLVAMGVTSAIGSIVGATL; this is translated from the coding sequence ATGGCGCGGCCCATTCATCACGGCATCCCTTCGGCCCATATCGAGCCGCATCTGTCGGGCCGCTCCGGCTGGCTGCGCGCGGCTGTCATGGGGGCGAACGACGGCATCCTGTCCACCGCCTCGCTGATCGTGGGGGTTGCGGCGGGGGCGGCCGATCATGTCACCATCCTTCTGGCCGGCGTTGCGGGCATGACGGCAGGCGCGCTCAGCATGGCGGCGGGAGAATATGTCTCGGTCTCGAGCCAGGAGGATGTCGAACAGGCCGATATCGCCAAGGAAAAGCGCGAGCTGAAGCAAAACCCCGAGGCGGAACTGGACGAGTTGACCGCGATCTACGAGACCCGTGGTCTGCCGCCGCCGTTGGCGCGCGAAGTGGCCGAACATCTGACCGAGGCCGATGCGCTTGGTGCCCATCTGCGCGACGAGATCGGTCTGACCGACCTGTCCCCGCCGCGTCCGCTGCAGGCGGCACTGGTCTCGGCCCTGACCTTTGCGGCAGGGGCTTCGGTGCCATTGGCCGTGGGGGCGGTTGCGCCGCTCGACGATCTGCAGCTTTGGGTGGGTGGCGCGACCCTGCTTGCGCTTGGGACGCTGGGCGCGCTTGGCGCGCAGGCGGGCGGCGCATCGCGCAGGCGGGGGGCGATCCGGGTGACGATCTGGGGTCTTGTGGCCATGGGCGTCACGAGTGCGATCGGGTCGATCGTCGGTGCCACACTTTAG
- a CDS encoding cysteine desulfurase, whose amino-acid sequence MTYDIDKIRAEFPILSRQVNGKPLVYLDNGASAQKPQVVIDAVTQAYSMEYANVHRGLHYLSNLATEKYEGVRGTIARFLGVKNEDEIVFTSGATEGINLVAYGWAMPRLEAGDEIVLTIAEHHANIVPWHFLRERQGVVLKWVEVDAKGDLDPQAMIEAMGPKTRLVAMSHMSNVLGTVFDVKPVIEAAHAHGIPVLVDGSQAAVHMPLNLDDLGADFYAVTGHKLYGPSGSGAIHIKADRMAEMRPFIGGGDMIREVHRDRVIYNDPPMKFEAGTPGIVQQIGLGVALDYMMGVGMENIAAHEKRLCDYARARLDGLNWLNVQGTSARKGAIFSFTLEGAAHAHDISTVLDKKGVAVRAGQHCTGPLMAHLGLNATCRASFGMYNTEAEVDVLIEALELCHELFA is encoded by the coding sequence ATGACATATGATATCGACAAGATCCGCGCGGAATTCCCGATCCTGTCGCGGCAGGTGAACGGCAAGCCGTTGGTCTACCTCGACAACGGGGCGAGCGCGCAGAAGCCGCAGGTGGTGATCGACGCGGTGACGCAGGCCTATTCGATGGAATACGCCAACGTGCATCGCGGCCTGCATTACCTGTCGAACCTTGCGACCGAGAAATACGAGGGCGTGCGCGGCACCATCGCGCGCTTTCTTGGGGTGAAAAACGAGGACGAGATCGTCTTTACCTCGGGTGCGACGGAAGGGATCAACCTTGTCGCCTATGGCTGGGCGATGCCGCGGCTCGAGGCCGGGGACGAGATCGTTCTGACGATTGCGGAACATCACGCCAATATCGTGCCATGGCATTTCCTGCGCGAGCGGCAGGGCGTTGTGCTGAAATGGGTGGAGGTCGATGCCAAGGGCGATCTGGACCCGCAGGCGATGATCGAGGCTATGGGCCCAAAGACCAGGCTGGTCGCAATGTCCCATATGTCCAATGTCCTGGGCACCGTTTTCGATGTGAAACCGGTGATCGAGGCAGCCCATGCGCACGGCATTCCGGTGCTGGTCGACGGGTCACAGGCGGCGGTGCACATGCCGCTCAACCTCGACGATCTGGGGGCGGATTTCTACGCGGTCACGGGCCACAAGCTTTATGGCCCCTCGGGGTCGGGCGCGATCCATATCAAGGCCGACAGGATGGCCGAGATGCGCCCTTTCATCGGGGGCGGCGACATGATCCGCGAGGTGCATCGCGACCGGGTGATCTACAACGACCCGCCGATGAAGTTCGAGGCGGGCACGCCCGGGATCGTACAGCAGATCGGATTGGGCGTGGCGCTCGACTACATGATGGGCGTGGGGATGGAGAATATCGCCGCTCACGAAAAACGGCTTTGCGATTACGCAAGGGCGCGGCTGGACGGGCTCAACTGGCTTAACGTGCAAGGCACGTCGGCGCGCAAGGGGGCGATCTTTTCCTTCACGCTCGAGGGGGCGGCCCATGCGCATGACATCTCGACCGTGCTCGACAAGAAGGGCGTGGCGGTCAGGGCAGGGCAGCATTGCACCGGTCCGTTGATGGCGCATCTGGGGCTGAACGCGACCTGCCGGGCGAGTTTCGGGATGTACAACACCGAAGCCGAGGTGGATGTGCTGATCGAGGCGTTGGAGCTGTGCCACGAGTTGTTCGCGTGA
- a CDS encoding winged helix-turn-helix domain-containing protein encodes MTARSAPASLRIRILFGEDTMLGPGKVDLLEHIGRTGSIAAAGRAMNMSYKRAWLLVENMNAAFREPLVASARGGKAGGGAHLTATGQAVLALYRNMETTVAKAGAPQVAALAALLRDIPDGK; translated from the coding sequence ATGACGGCCCGATCCGCCCCTGCCAGCCTGCGCATCCGTATCCTGTTCGGGGAAGACACGATGCTGGGTCCCGGAAAGGTGGACCTGTTGGAGCATATCGGCCGGACGGGCTCCATCGCCGCTGCAGGGCGGGCGATGAACATGAGCTACAAGCGCGCCTGGCTTTTGGTCGAGAATATGAACGCGGCCTTTCGTGAACCGCTCGTCGCGTCGGCACGCGGGGGCAAGGCCGGGGGCGGGGCGCATCTGACCGCCACGGGGCAGGCGGTGCTGGCCCTCTACCGCAACATGGAAACCACCGTGGCCAAGGCTGGCGCGCCGCAGGTGGCGGCCCTTGCGGCTCTGCTACGCGATATTCCCGACGGAAAATAA
- a CDS encoding FkbM family methyltransferase, whose protein sequence is MSADFDAKRVEALIGILSPARVTRVVDVGANPLDVPPYAGLLKMGGCEVWGFEPQEEALAKLRRDAGKGEHYLPHVVGDGSRGTLRVCADSGFTSLLEPSGATMAALGQFKDRAKVVERLEVETIRLDDIAELPEFDLLKIDVQGGECAVFEHGQARLTGAVTVISEVSALPIYEDQPLLPDQAAVLGKMGFGLHKFLFLKSFGFRSGYCNRLRRKHYRSQLGDGDAVFVRHLFGLERLEDEALKHLAILADAVFLSQDLGVAALGVLAERERIRPEQVHDYIDLLPETTQRPERAGPDTLAAE, encoded by the coding sequence ATGTCGGCAGATTTCGACGCGAAACGTGTGGAGGCCCTGATCGGGATTCTTTCGCCTGCGCGCGTCACGCGGGTCGTCGATGTGGGGGCCAACCCGTTGGACGTGCCGCCCTATGCGGGGCTGCTGAAGATGGGCGGCTGCGAGGTCTGGGGTTTCGAGCCGCAGGAAGAGGCGCTGGCAAAGCTGCGTCGCGATGCGGGCAAGGGCGAGCATTACCTGCCGCATGTGGTGGGCGATGGATCGCGCGGAACGCTCAGGGTGTGCGCCGACAGCGGCTTTACCTCGCTACTGGAGCCGAGCGGGGCGACGATGGCGGCGCTGGGACAGTTCAAGGACCGCGCCAAGGTGGTGGAACGGCTGGAGGTCGAGACCATCCGGCTCGACGATATCGCGGAGCTGCCCGAATTCGATCTGTTGAAGATCGACGTGCAGGGCGGGGAATGCGCGGTGTTCGAGCATGGACAGGCGCGTCTGACAGGTGCTGTCACGGTGATTTCGGAGGTTTCGGCGCTGCCGATCTACGAGGATCAGCCGTTGTTGCCCGATCAGGCCGCTGTCTTGGGCAAGATGGGGTTCGGGCTGCACAAGTTCCTGTTCCTCAAGAGTTTCGGGTTCCGGTCGGGCTATTGCAATCGCCTGCGGCGCAAGCATTACCGCAGCCAATTGGGCGACGGGGACGCGGTTTTCGTGCGCCATCTCTTTGGGCTGGAGCGGCTGGAGGACGAGGCGCTCAAGCATCTCGCGATCCTCGCCGATGCGGTGTTCCTGAGCCAGGATCTGGGCGTCGCGGCGCTTGGCGTCTTGGCCGAGCGCGAGCGGATCAGGCCCGAACAGGTGCATGATTACATCGACCTTCTTCCCGAAACGACACAACGCCCCGAGCGGGCAGGGCCGGACACGCTGGCCGCCGAATGA